A window of Hevea brasiliensis isolate MT/VB/25A 57/8 chromosome 14, ASM3005281v1, whole genome shotgun sequence contains these coding sequences:
- the LOC110636907 gene encoding uncharacterized protein LOC110636907 isoform X1, which yields MKSRSSLRGLPMHGFSTVDGFVELTECMAEMIKYVANEPSVGLFYVQQHTQNAVPNVINLKNNIIEKSHETNLHTEDLEDSITVVRSMKDCGFLIADEMVRDIRTSLATMSAKQPRRGLIHNPTSGFQIGRTSSWGPSTWDHNEVQQESRTVNYFSTVFRTAKKRASNFKWPQLDPKDSTPSPAEKLLSYDNPSELIASASTSSSFPDMESDEISLSRQTADELEPEDEQAEMNNPPGNVLSLPENYDDFKADKEAKLEEWLGWTNDSLNKLHEGK from the exons ATGAAGAGTCGTTCTTCTTTGCGAGGGCTTCCT ATGCATGGATTCTCCACGGTTGACGGCTTTGTGGAGCTAACTGAGTGCATGGCAGAGATGATCAAGTATGTGGCAAATGAACCCTCAGTAGGACTTTTCTATGTTCAGCAGCACACTCAAAATGCAGTTCCCAATGTAATTAATCTCAAGAATAATATTATAGAGAAGTCACATGAAACAAATTTGCACACTGAAGATTTAGAGGATTCTATCACCGTGGTGAGGTCAATGAAAGATTGTGGTTTCCTTATTGCTGATGAGATGGTTAGAGACATAAGGACATCTCTAGCTACGATGTCAGCAAAACAACCAAGAAGAGGATTAATCCATAACCCAACTTCAGGTTTTCAAATAGGAAGAACTAGCTCATGGGGACCGTCCACTTGGGATCATAATGAAGTTCAGCAGGAAAGCAGAACAGTTAATTATTTTTCTACTGTATTTAGGACTGCTAAAAAAAGGGCCAGCAATTTCAAGTGGCCACAGCTTGATCCGAAAGATTCAACGCCAAGTCCAGCTGAGAAGCTACTGTCTTATGATAATCCATCGGAGTTGATTGCATCTGCTAGCACTAGTTCATCTTTTCCTGATATGGAATCTGATGAAATCTCCTTGTCAAGACAGACTGCTGATGAGCTAGAACCAGAAGATGAACAAGCCGAGATGAACAATCCACCGGGCAATGTATTGTCCCTACCAGAAAACTATGATGACTTCAAGGCTGATAAAGAAGCAAAACTAGAGGAGTGGTTGGGGTGGACCAATGACAGCCTAAATAAATTGCATGAGGGCAAGTAA
- the LOC110636907 gene encoding uncharacterized protein LOC110636907 isoform X2, translated as MHGFSTVDGFVELTECMAEMIKYVANEPSVGLFYVQQHTQNAVPNVINLKNNIIEKSHETNLHTEDLEDSITVVRSMKDCGFLIADEMVRDIRTSLATMSAKQPRRGLIHNPTSGFQIGRTSSWGPSTWDHNEVQQESRTVNYFSTVFRTAKKRASNFKWPQLDPKDSTPSPAEKLLSYDNPSELIASASTSSSFPDMESDEISLSRQTADELEPEDEQAEMNNPPGNVLSLPENYDDFKADKEAKLEEWLGWTNDSLNKLHEGK; from the coding sequence ATGCATGGATTCTCCACGGTTGACGGCTTTGTGGAGCTAACTGAGTGCATGGCAGAGATGATCAAGTATGTGGCAAATGAACCCTCAGTAGGACTTTTCTATGTTCAGCAGCACACTCAAAATGCAGTTCCCAATGTAATTAATCTCAAGAATAATATTATAGAGAAGTCACATGAAACAAATTTGCACACTGAAGATTTAGAGGATTCTATCACCGTGGTGAGGTCAATGAAAGATTGTGGTTTCCTTATTGCTGATGAGATGGTTAGAGACATAAGGACATCTCTAGCTACGATGTCAGCAAAACAACCAAGAAGAGGATTAATCCATAACCCAACTTCAGGTTTTCAAATAGGAAGAACTAGCTCATGGGGACCGTCCACTTGGGATCATAATGAAGTTCAGCAGGAAAGCAGAACAGTTAATTATTTTTCTACTGTATTTAGGACTGCTAAAAAAAGGGCCAGCAATTTCAAGTGGCCACAGCTTGATCCGAAAGATTCAACGCCAAGTCCAGCTGAGAAGCTACTGTCTTATGATAATCCATCGGAGTTGATTGCATCTGCTAGCACTAGTTCATCTTTTCCTGATATGGAATCTGATGAAATCTCCTTGTCAAGACAGACTGCTGATGAGCTAGAACCAGAAGATGAACAAGCCGAGATGAACAATCCACCGGGCAATGTATTGTCCCTACCAGAAAACTATGATGACTTCAAGGCTGATAAAGAAGCAAAACTAGAGGAGTGGTTGGGGTGGACCAATGACAGCCTAAATAAATTGCATGAGGGCAAGTAA
- the LOC110636888 gene encoding protein FLOWERING LOCUS D, which produces MNPSTPTPEDFSSLPLEFIPYPPLPDPTPNPNSIPNPTLSLNSNPNHFFSFSVPKKRRRGRSQRSATTSATSFQLPQFPSLPTKPNVRVVENPNPNFNPNSLTQQPVPDISEEIIVINKESTSEALIALSAGFPADSLTDEEIDAGVVSVIGGIEQVNYTIIRNHIIAKWRENVNSWVTKEIFTDSVPKHCHGLLDSAYDYLVSRGYINFGVSQSIKEKIPNEFTKSNVIIIGAGLAGLAAARQLMRFGFKVTVLEGRKRAGGRVYTKKMEGGGGNKVTASADLGGSVLTGTLGNPLGILARQLGHSLHKVRDKCPLYGVDGKPVDLDTDMKVETAFNRLLDKASRLRQLMGEVAMDLSLGAALETFRQVYGDAVNKEEINLFNWHCANLEYANAGLLSKLSLAFWDQDDPYDMGGDHCFMPGGNGRLVQALAENVPILYEKTVHTIRYGSDGVQVISGSQVFEGDMALCTVPLGVLKSGSIKFIPELPQRKLDGIKRLGYGLLNKVAMLFPYVFWETDLDTFGHLTDDSSTRGEFFLFYSYTTVSGDPLLIALVAGEAAHKFESMPPTDAVTQVLQILKGIYEPKGITVPEPIQTVCTRWGSDPFTLGSYSNVAVGASGDDYDILAESVGDGRLFFAGEATTRRYPATMHGAFLSGLREAANIAHFVSARTLRMKVGRSPSKNAHNCASLLVDLFREPDLEFGSFSIIFSRKNADPKSTAILRVTFNEPRRKSQESCGPGQQHSNKLLFQQLQSHFNQQQQLHVFTLLSKQQAFELREVRGGDEIRLNYLCEKLGVKLVGRKGLGPAADSLIAAIKAERGSRKAMPTSLALKVGSLKGPSKLKAGTLKQKLIRRAKVVSNSNRLVLPPNSNVVHGEVPEENLTANQTHSEISVLGQSQVDGSKNEQMTPFG; this is translated from the exons ATGAATCCATCAACCCCAACTCCCGAAGATTTCTCTTCTCTTCCTCTCGAATTCATTCCATATCCTCCTCTTCCTGATCCCACTCCTAATCCCAATTCAATTCCTAATCCCACTCTTTCCCTCAATTCTAATCCTAACCACTTCTTCTCCTTCTCCGTCCCTAAGAAACGCCGTCGCGGTCGCTCCCAACGCTCCGCCACTACCTCTGCGACGTCGTTTCAGCTTCCTCAGTTTCCTTCTCTTCCTACCAAACCCAATGTCCGTGTTGtagaaaaccctaaccctaattttaATCCTAATTCACTAACTCAACAACCAGTCCCCGACATCTCTGAAGAGATCATTGTAATCAACAAGGAATCCACTTCCGAGGCATTGATTGCGCTCTCTGCAGGATTTCCCGCTGATTCCTTAACCGACGAGGAAATTGACGCTGGTGTAGTTTCTGTTATTGGAGGAATTGAGCAGGTTAATTACACCATTATCCGAAACCATATCATTGCGAAATGGCGCGAAAATGTGAACAGTTGGGTAACCAAAGAAATTTTCACAGATTCGGTGCCGAAACACTGTCATGGCCTTCTGGATTCTGCTTATGACTATTTAGTTTCGCGTGGCTACATCAATTTTGGAGTCTCACAATCTATCAAAGAGAAAATCCCCAATGAGTTTACTAAGTCTAATGTAATCATCATCGGCGCTGGTTTGGCTGGATTGGCAGCTGCAAGACAGTTGATGAGGTTTGGGTTTAAGGTTACAGTATTGGAGGGAAGAAAACGGGCTGGTGGGAGAGTTTATACCAAGAAAATGGAGGGAGGGGGAGGAAATAAGGTTACTGCTTCGGCAGATTTAGGTGGGAGTGTTTTGACAGGGACTCTGGGAAATCCATTGGGAATTTTGGCAAGACAATTAGGGCATTCGTTGCACAAGGTGAGAGATAAATGCCCACTCTATGGTGTTGATGGGAAGCCAGTCGATTTGGATACTGATATGAAGGTTGAAACAGCTTTTAATCGATTGTTGGATAAGGCTAGTAGACTTAGGCAGTTGATGGGGGAGGTTGCAATGGATTTGTCCTTAGGGGCAGCATTAGAAACTTTTAGGCAGGTGTATGGGGATGCAGTAAATAAGGAGGAAATAAACTTGTTTAATTGGCATTGTGCAAATTTGGAATATGCCAACGCTGGTTTGTTGTCAAAGCTTTCACTGGCGTTTTGGGACCAGGATGATCCCTATGATATGGGAGGAGATCATTGTTTTATGCCTGGAGGGAATGGGAGGTTGGTTCAGGCTTTAGCAGAGAATGTGCCAATTTTGTATGAGAAGACCGTGCATACTATTAGGTATGGGAGTGATGGGGTGCAGGTTATTTCTGGAAGTCAGGTTTTTGAAGGAGATATGGCATTGTGTACAGTTCCACTCGGGGTATTGAAGAGTGGGTCCATAAAGTTTATTCCTGAATTGCCGCAGAGGAAGCTTGATGGGATAAAGAGGTTGGGGTATGGGCTGTTGAATAAGGTTGCAATGCTTTTTCCTTATGTGTTCTGGGAAACTGATCTTGACACATTTGGACATTTGACTGATGACTCAAGCACTCGAGGGGAGTTCTTTTTGTTTTATAGCTATACAACAGTTTCTGGTGATCCACTATTGATTGCTCTGGTAGCAGGTGAAGCTGCACATAAGTTTGAGAGTATGCCCCCCACAGATGCAGTGACACAGGTTCTTCAGATTCTTAAGG GTATATATGAACCAAAGGGAATCACTGTTCCAGAGCCTATCCAAACTGTCTGCACAAGATGGGGTAGTGATCCTTTTACCCTTGGTTCTTACTCTAACGTTGCTGTTGGGGCATCTGGAGATGACTATGATATATTAGCAGAAAGTGTTGGGGATGGAAGACTCTTCTTTGCAGGGGAGGCCACCACTAGGCGGTATCCTGCAACTATGCACGGAGCTTTTCTCAGTGGTTTGAGGGAAGCTGCAAATATAGCTCACTTTGTTAGTGCTCGAACCTTGAGGATGAAGGTTGGTCGGAGCCCTTCAAAGAATGCTCATAACTGTGCTTCCCTTCTTGTTGATTTATTTAGGGAGCCTGATTTAGAATTTGGGAGCTTTTCTATCATTTTTAGTCGAAAGAATGCTGACCCAAAGTCTACTGCTATTCTGAGGGTGACATTTAATGAGCCTCGAAGGAAAAGTCAGGAAAGTTGTGGGCCAGGCCAACAACATTCCAATAAATTACTTTTTCAGCAGCTTCAGTCACATTTTAATCAGCAGCAGCAGCTTCATGTTTTCACATTGTTATCAAAACAACAAGCTTTTGAGCTACGAGAGGTGAGAGGGGGTGATGAAATAAGGTTGAATTATCTCTGTGAGAAGCTAGGAGTGAAGCTGGTGGGAAGAAAGGGTCTGGGGCCTGCAGCTGATTCTCTTATAGCTGCTATTAAAGCTGAGAGGGGCAGTCGCAAAGCCATGCCAACTTCTTTGGCTCTTAAAGTGGGCTCTTTGAAGGGGCCATCAAAGCTAAAAGCAGGCACTTTGAAGCAGAAATTGATAAG GCGGGCTAAAGTAGTGAGTAACAGCAATAGGTTGGTTCTCCCTCCCAATTCAAATGTAGTACACGGTGAAGTGCCAGAGGAAAATTTGACTGCAAATCAGACACATTCTGAAATATCTGTTCTAG GGCAAAGTCAAGTTGACGGGTCGAAGAATGAGCAGATGACACCTTTTGGCTGA